The sequence gtgggaacgtgtaACGTCATCTGTTTCtgttaactttaactttttcaTATGTTAATTTTGAATCTGACATGCAAacagctattttttaatatcaactgctattttttcacataacattcttataaatataaatagatatctttcttataaaatataattttataataagaaatatacatTAATTCCATGCTTTGAAAAAGATACAATATTTCCCAttgaataataatttatttgaaaacaacatTCATAATAACTCAATTGAATATATTCACAATAGAAGTTTAGGTaatcttttacaaattttgcgcTTTTCATTTTCGTATTCTGCACTTTAAATCCCTatcatcttttattttttgttgttgagttACATTGCTTTTCGttctttcttttataattttaaccaattttagattttctgttagttttgtgaaaaattgtgtgaataacaataaaaaaataagcaagattcgATTTGGTGTATTGGCATTTTAATGCTATAAAACAAAATGTCGAAAAGTAAAACGAATTCGATGGCGACCGGAGAAACAAATCTAATTGAAGTGAAATCAAAGGTGAAATAGAGAAATgtacaaaaagaagaaaaattactaCCTATAAGCGTTGAATAGTGTTGATTTGAAGATGTGTAATTCAACTCATAAATCTTAAGATTATTAAACTGTTAGATCAAAATAATAGCGATATATGTAGTTCGAATTTGCTTTGTAAAATCGGGGCACAGCAGTATGATTCATAGCAGCGCCATTGCCACCTTCTGTACCGCCACCGTCGGTAATTTTGTCAAGCTAGCCGCTAAGTTGGGCTAGGCTTTTTGCAACATAAAGCGATAAGCTTTACATTGAAAATCAAATTACATATTCTTAAATCGCCGtgttatatacacatatttataacAACATCTAATATTAACTTCCTGCTCTTCATAATCGCAACAGGCGTCCTCATAAACTATCGAGTTTTAAATCTATCGACGTACTGCATTATCTTCGACAatttaactatttaaaaaataattgtttggtcCAGAGCGTTGGTAAATTAAACCTAGAAATTTAGAACAGTATCGAGCAAATATCGAGGCACCTGTGAGCGTAGATAAGTTTAGAATACTTTGACTGTGTGGGTTCACAAGGCCACCCTAAGCAACGTTCTaacaaccaaaaacaaaaaatagaatcctcaaaagttaataattgttaaaaaataaaaacactaatTGTATTgagtattatatattatataatttataaaaaatcaagtgCGTGTAGCTATACTGCATATTTGAAGATACAATGTGATAGCGTATAAACACTCTAGTTTTCATGACCTcgataaaataaaacagttttcaTTGCCGCAATTGTTTAACTATATATGTATTAGGTATGTACCTAAAGTCACACGAACATTCATGTTATGGGGGAGTGTTTGTTATAGCCCAGAAGTCGCATTACATTCCCAATAATTTATTCAAAGCCGTCACTCAGCGAATTCCTTAAACGGTTGTGCCGCTATTATTGATATCTTATATAGACACTAATGctaattctaatatttttcgAACATGGAAAAATAACTTCCAAAGACATcaaatatgtgtatgcatgtgcataaaTTAGGTttcaattaatgaaaaattaaaaaatgtaattttctgTTTGTTATATTCCTCAGTTTGATGCAGAATTTCGTCGCTGGAGTTTTAAACGTCATGGCGATATACAAAATTTCGAGGATTTCTCTGCCCTCATTGAAAAACTGCATAGACTGCACACCctacaatttattattttatacattGATCCACGTGACAACGACCTGTTGCCAATTAATAATGATGATAACTTTGGTAGAGCGTTAAAAATTGCACGGCCATTGCTGCGCATAATCGTGCAACGTAAAGGTGAGTAGATGCTTTGTAATACATTTACGTTTTTATTACTCCTTCTTGATTTAGATGATTTGGAGGAGTTTCCGGGTTTTGGCACAATGAAGCCACGCAACAATCTAATCAGCAGCATACTAGGTCAGACGCCAGTTAAGGCAAAGGCACCAACTATTTCAATACCACATGATTTCCGTCAAGTATCGGCTATTATTGATGTCGATATTGTTCCTGAAACGCATCGTCGTGTACGATTGTTAAAGCATGGTAGCGATAAACCGCTGGGTTTCTATATAAGGCAAGTTCCCCAATGTTAGTAATTATGTAGGTTATATAAATTACAGAAACTAAgtaaaaatgagttttgaacTATGTTATGTGGAAAATTGATATGctaccaaacaaaaaacaaaaccaatatgcgcattcaaatatttctaaatCGGTTAGAAATCTCTAGCTAACCActgatttgaattttaattttaggatAATTTGATTTGGTAGaacttttatttatgaaattatttagaaatatagtcccaccgttgttgttgttgtagcagcataaacattccccatatttacatacggtccttggtcggatataaatccgggtcgtttcggtaacgtagaaccgactgtcgtggaaacgacacACAATATTGAGAAGCATAGTCCCACCGTCATTTGGAGGTGTTAAacgttattaaacaaaattgataTGAATTCAGAAAATCGTGCGTTTTCATATTCTTTTTTCTTGTCGTGTAGCTTTTACCTATAAATTAATATCAACGCGTCCAGTGCAAATATATAAGATCAGTCACAATCATAACCCGTTAGTTCGagctttaattaaattattgtaacaatatattaacaatttttaatggtttgagctttcaattttcaaataagaaacaaattcgGTATAACACATCCATTTAAAATGTAACCGAGTTTGTAAAAGCAAACTTTCCAATTATCACATTACgaccttataaaatatttatcaatattcACAATGTCTTTCTTTACACAGAGATGGAACGTCGGTACGCGTAACCGCAAACGGACTAGAAAAACAACCTGGTATTTTCATATCGCGGCTTGTGCCTGGTGGCCTTGCTGAAAGTACTGGGCTTTTAGCAGTCAATGATGAGGTTATAGAAGTAAATGGTATTGAAGTGGCTGGTAAAACGCTGGATCAGGTGCGATTTAATGACAATTCCCAATGTATTGTACTcattaataaaactttattttaaaatttttaggtcACCGATATGATGGTGGCAAATAGCTCCAATTTAATAATTACCGTAAAGCCGGCAAACCAACGTACGCTTACCTCGCCACGGCGCGGCTCATTCTCGCGCACAAGTCAACTATCGAGTGGTTCACATCATACTAATCAGACTAATACATCTGATGAGAATGAACAAGACGAGCAAGATGAAATTGTTGATCTGACCGGTGTAACACTCGATGATCACAACAATGTTACTTCACAGCAACATCAGCAACAGTCAACGGTGCCCTCACCGGCATTGATTATCACGTCACAACATCACCAGACGTCATCAACAGCTTCTACAGTTGTAGGTGGTGGCGAGTCCAAAGATGGCATACTACATCTTTGAATGGAATAAGAGAAGCGGCAAATCAATATTGAGAATGGAATGAAAAGATCGACATATTTAGGCGAGGGCAAATGTAACTTTCGAAAATCGAACAAAGTAGAAGTgcgaagtatatatatatatacaatttgaaaaagttttcaaGTCTACAAAAATCTAAGCAATCTTAGGCATAAAAGAGAAAAGACATATACAcacaaattttcatgtttcatgttttattttttatttctacattCCAAACTAGtactatttaattataaatgaaTGTGTAAAGTGAAAAGTTATTTATGCGATTGAACAGATTGTTACGAGTTAATGTTCAAAAACTATGCCCGTTGTCGCGATTTAACTACACAAACTGTATTATTAGGCACATATACAcatagttacatacatacatatctgcataGATGCCAGAAAAACGTGtgttgttaatatttttaatcatgTTTTATTGTAGTTGTCTTCTTACTtattatacacatacatttaaATTTAGTGTTAAATTGTCAGTTTGTTTTCATTGTGCTATTTCATACAATTCTttgaattaaaatatacatacatatgtattatttgaCAGTGTACGTTATGAAGCTCCTTAAAACTTCACATtccgaaaagaaatttgtgattttatgtAATTCGTGTCAAAATTTTCCTTGTATTGTATTATGATGCCTTTTTGGAACGCAAAATGTTTGCTGTACAATGTATTTCATGAAATTCTTGAGcatacataattattttttagtaaacaAAGCTAagtaaaaatcttatatatatgaTTTTCAGCAAGTTTTAGTAAATATACCGAAATTATCAAGGCAAACAAGATCCAATTTAATTTACTGTCAGCGTCAATTATACTTATTGACTTGATATTTGATTTGAGTgttagatttattaaaattgtttacacataCACTATTCATACCACGATgttcttatgaaaaaatttcgtgaaattgagatttcttatattatttgaaattagttCTCTTGGAGCGTATTAACcaaatttttacacataaatttatcactagaaaaatatttcatcagTGCACAGTATATGAACGtctgataataaaaaaaggaaatataagcAATTATTCCGTAATAATTAATTGTACAACTCCGTAAAAAATTTGCTCAagctaaagttttttatttattttacacgaATTTAGAGATATCATTTTAAATTCACCAAAGAGTtggtaatttcaaaaaattcttcgCTCACTTAAAAATCAAATGGcctttaaaaaataactaaattatattaatagcaATTAGAAAGTCAAGCAAAGCAAAAACAGTAAAGTAAAACATCAACTTGCATGTGTCTTATAGCCTTTTAGTGAACTAAAGTACTTATACAATACTATACGtcctatatacacacataccagTAAATAACAATTAAGACAGTTCGATCCTATTTTACGCTCGTCCATTAGTGGTTAGATACATAAAATTACAACTTTCTACTTTTCTGTACTATTGaactgaaaaaattgtaaaataacttagagcaaataaaatagaaaccaCTCGAAAGACTTATCAATTTATGCCTTCATATGTAATGGATTTTATAGCAAAGTAACACACAAAATGACGAAATAGAAAAGACCAGAGATTTAGATATGAGAATTTTAAGCAATATTTAAAAAGCTTATGCTGATttgaattagaaaataaatttttaagctaCATATTATTGTAATTGTCAAAACCGATTGAgagtaaaaaagtaattttgtgaaataaacacattttatacatgcctacatacatattatatatattagttcTACAATATGCATTATTGCAAGCGGTaggattgttttttgtttaataaagccCACGGggacaaaaaatatttgacactAAAGTCGATTGGTGTTTTAATAATAGAGTTGTAGGTGGTCAACTAAAggggtttttaataagaggtgttattatGATATTCTAAGAAAAACGCTAtttcctgttattggaaaaccctatattttcgGGTTCCAACATATAAAGCTGTGTCTAAAATAAAAGCACTGCCTATGCCAACTATATTCAATCACAATTTTCTAGCATGTAAAAACATGTACGCAATGCAGTCTTCGAACGGTGCTTCTAATAGGATTCCCCAAGTAATATATGAAGCATAATCTTGAGGTAGTTGCTATGAAAGtatttttacacattcattTCTGTGCGAGACTTGCTTCTGTGCTGTTCAAAAAATAGGAGTGTGAGTtagaaactattaaaaaaaattgttatttagcATTTATGTAGAAAACTGAAAAGTAAgtataaaagaaacaaattagaTAAGAATAATTAAGATTTAAGCACTTcctcttgtttttaatttctaaaaatgaGTCAAGGAAAACACTGCAGCGAAGAATaactaaaaaacagaaaaaaacatatAGAGAAATAAAGGAAGTACTCGTGTGTTCTAATCAAGTGATAGCAAACGCCCTGTCGTATAAAGATACACCCGGAAAATGTGGTCGCACGTAAAATAACCAGAGAAGACAGCGTCGtctgagaattaaaaaaacgtCCAGATCATAATGTAAGCGACATAACAGTTCGGAAACATTTGTTGGAGCTCAAATTAGTGCCTTTGTTGACTAAACAGGGCGTTGCGGCTCGCTTAAAATTTGCGAAAGCACACGTAAATTGGCCAAAGCAAAAATGGAGAAATATTTTGTGGACGGATGAAACTCAGATTGGTGTATTTGGAGGAACTGAGTCTAGGCAGTATGTCCGTTGTCTGCGAAATGCTGAATATAATCCCCAATACACGGGCAAGacagttgttgtcgttgttgttgtagcagcataaacattcctcgtgcatatacgaggctcgttccggtaacgtagaaccgactgtcgggggaACGACGGGCAAGACAGTCGAATATGGCGGTGCGAAAATGATGGTTTGgggaagttttttctaatagtgccGTTGAGACAATCCACttgataaaagaaaaatggatcAGCAGGTGTATTTGGgaattttagaaaatgtaatGCTGCCATAAGCTGAATGGGATATGCCATTGAGTGGTTGTTCCAGCAAGACAACGACCTAAAATACAGGAGGAGTGGTCACGAGGCAAGGGGGTTGAGGCTTACTCAGTCGCCTGACCTCAACCCTGTACAACATCTATGGATGGATATCAAGAGAGTGTTGCAGATCGTAGACCAACAAGACCAACCACAGATTTATGGAACACAATCTAGGAGGCATGGATTCCATGCCACGCAGATGCGCagcagtaataaaaaataaataaaaaagaactaaCTTGTGTTACACTCCTATTATTTTTAACAGTGAATTATTGagtttttatattcaaataatattaataaaaaagagatGAAGAGGCTGTATAAAATGAACAATgtgtggtaaaaaaaattactgaataaaatttaattattttaaatttatttcttaattttttttttattaaatagatttttttgttttatcttgAGGTCACTCCTATTCTTTTGAACACAactgtatatataaatgtgagcGTATGTAGGAGTGAATTGTAGATAAAACTCATTACTGAAGTGAGCTTATTTATGAAAGTAATGAATGCTGAGATGGTAAATCAAAAGAAATACTCTCTGTGGTATTAGCCAATAGCTTCCCTAACTAGCAGTGCTTTTAAAAAGTGCAGATAAAGTGAATTTTctcgaaaatatattttccactTATGCGGTTGGTATTTGCGaccacaaatatttatttttttcaatctttgaaatatttaaatattcagcGAAATTCAtagtacaccctttttgggtgtttagccgagctcctcctcctatttgtggtgtccgtcttgatgttgctctacaaatggagggacctacagtttcaagccgactccgaacggcagatatttttatgaggagctttttcatggcaaaaatacactcggaggattgccattgcctgccgaggggcgaccgctattagaaaaatgtttttcttaatttggtgttacaccgagattcgaacctacgttctctctgcgaattccgaatggtagtcacgcaccaacccattcggctacggcggccggtaatagcaaaataatattttgtatgaaaatggaGTGGGAATACTATAAGTTAAAATGTGTGGGAATATAAGAAATGTAGTTCCACTGCACATTCCTGAATtacgtacacacacataaacacatcCATATGGATAGAGCTACAaacttgccaaaacactgctattcGGAATGCGACGAGTTGCTTCCTGATGCCCCCTCTTCAACACTGCTTGCAGTAAAGGAGCGCAATAAACTACCcagcaaacagtttctgctTTCTGCTTTCATCACCTACAGCAGATAAAAAGCTCCAGCTGGATATTGTAGTAGGAGGTTATACCCCTAGTTATCCAGAATtaaccccgacataccaaacatatgtaaggcaccccgcacgacacaaaccaccttttcacatgccgcTCTaaacccctctccctctggacacaacctgtttcctgggcctaccgttagatgagctagacgaagacgaacggttatatacactacactgacagggcttgtatcgctgctacaacaacaaccacaacagcaacacatccatatatttttaataaaattatttaaatgttgctaattttatttcaacttgTGTAAATATTATCACAAGCATATACATTTCTAAACGCTTTCTGCTAAAAGTTTCAATAGAAATTCTTAAAACCAagagcaaattttaaatgaatttagcGCAAGACATTAGGAGAGAGCTACTCCTGATAGGACAGTGATAAATATCAAGCTACTGTAGTTTAGCTCTTGATCCTAACTTCTTTAACATCTGCATATAGATTTCGTTTAGGTCGAATCTTAATCTACACAGCATTCCCACGGTAGTAGGGTCTGCGTTACCAGAACGACCGAATATTTATTCCGCTAAGTTCTGGCAATTAGTAAATGTTTTATGATACTAGAACAGAAATagggattattattattaataatatggaaatattatttttattataattattattatagcgTCACTACCTCTCcctagaaggagaggagggGTTGTTTTAGTGGTCACCCACTCAACCAAtaaacgacggtcgctgtaaatgAGAAGGCATTTTGTGCCCTACCttactcacaaaaaaaaaaaaaattgcatcactaATCGCATAGGAAACCAACCAGCTTTAAACGGTAAAGCTTATAAAATCGCAATACTAGCACTCCAAATTATATTGCGAAATTTGTACATAAACTAAAGTAATTATGCTCAAAGCGCCTTGCCTATTcttatgcaataaataaattactgaTAAGAAGTTCTTGTAATTTGGTTGTGTTTGCGAATGTTTTTAATTAGCTTGaagctgaaaaaataaataatttcgaatGCACTAATGAGCGAGCATCCGATAAAAATTCCAATAATTCCTCCAATATTTGCTGTAGAGTAAAaggaagaaataattaaatttttaaagttgcCATTTTAAGCTGAATTTGACTTACATAACATTTGGTACCAATTGTAGAGTGACCGTTTCGAATATTGGGTAGCGTACAAtgtatcaaaataaattttaacaaggCTAAGGTCATCCGAGCTTTTGATAAGTGCTTCTCTGTAAACAAATACTTATTAAAAATAGATGAGTCCACATATATCTTAGTTTGCACTCTTGCAAAGACTTACTTACAAAGCGTCAtaagaataattaaatttatcgGAACTTTTTCGCTCCTTATCGATTAATTTcagaattttcatatttaatggTATTAAAAATGCGTCCGACAGGCGGGATACTAGTTTATGAAAAGAGTAAGAATTATATTCACATACAGGTAAGCAATTTGGACAATCAAGTGATTGCCATGACACAGGCTGATCGGTAGCAGGTCCAAGAAGGCTATATGTGTTCAAAGTAACTGCAAAAATACcaagaaaatgcatacaattatttatatttttaaattgtatggaAAATATGCCCAAAAAcagtaaatactttttatacTATCGCACAAAttgctgcatacatacatagctacTTGTATATTCAATGAAGGTATAATTCTCTCTCGCCTAATTCTCATCGGTATCCTGGAAAAATGGATGCTGCACGTatgtatgaaagtggcagataagcgcgctaacgataacactcgataaggtagaatgctacgtagtaggcaacagcaaatcgatattttggaagctgctatgacggctgaagaactattatatggccctaATGAAATAACTCGTATGACTCTACATAAATTGACAGCAAAACTTTAAGTGCGTTTTTctcaatgttttttgaactggtgatcactgtatattaaaaaccgcttggtagagtTCTatcaaatttatactgcttttgaaaaacttaaaaaactagTGCCTgatcaaattttggaaaaaaaggtTTCGataaggcacaagattatctattaataaaactaatttctcttgtctgattgattttagatgaatctatAAGGACTTGttatgatcaccgcaagggacttctggagcgacgggctccacacaaacagcgataacttttactactataatttttttttttaattttttgaaatttgggaAAGTctttgtattaatgctatgtttttatttttgtaaaataaagtaattgactagcaaaaaaaaatattgaaaatcatcatcatTTCTCGGGCCtatgactacccctaaccccttaatcttTACCATACGGTATTGCCGCTAAATCCTAACTACAGTTTGAGCTTAACATTTAAGAAAGGTATCTATCGTAAACTTTCTTTCAGAACGAACTTAATTATGCTTTGTTGACCTAatcttatattttatgctaaCATTTATAACCGCATTACAAATGTGAACACTTTTTACTAGATACTTTTAGGGGAAGCCAGAGTTATAACTGTATAAACAAAAGagggattattaattttgttcgttACGAtggaaaatttacataaatttttccctttacttttatcaaaataataaagGATCTTTCAAAATTGATGCCAAGGTTTTATGAGTgacgatatattttttttattttacatttgtcaagtagacagctCTACAATTTTTCACGATAGAACCATGCGTTCaagttattgaaatttattatgaaaacggtcaATCTTTAACATATCGTAAAACTCGTAATGTTTTTTTGTGGAACTAaccgtccgaatgagtcgaccattcaaaggttggtgaacaaattcaagaaactggtgctgttaaggatagaaaaaggactggcagaccaaaaacttgacattctgttgagaatattgctgctgtagcgcaaagtgttgctaaaCAACCTTCCAGATCGATATCTTGACATTATCAAAAATTAGGCATTTATGAATCGACACGACATGAATATGACTCCCTTCTTGAAGTGGCTGCCCTCTTACGCCAAAAAAGGCTTGATGAAATAACTCAAttcctaaaataaaataaatggaaaataaaatcaaataacacAAACTCTGTTCAAGTTACCTTTACACTTAAGCGAAATACTTGCCCACCCAAAGTAATGTGACAAAATATGTCGGAATGCATCTAAGATGGAAAACGCATATTTCACTAAACGCAAAACACTAGGAATCAAACTCCGAAGCCCTTTTTTTGGCTGTTGAATCGCAATTCCTATATTTTCGTCTAAAATAAACTCTCACTGTACTCAGTTATCCTAAAactagtatgtacatatggcaTATAACTCTGGGGTACCgcagttaaggggttatacacagttagaaggccgaaaaagcgaattttccagaattttttctggaaagcttttgaatttattgaccaaaaaatttgtacacatattatgttatcttttaactgtatttgaaGACTtagtgttatatatatatatatatatataattggcgcgtacaccctttttgggtgtttgaccgagctcctcctcctatttgtggtgtacgtcttgatgttgttccacaaatggaggaacctacagttacAAGCCGAACggcggatatttttatgaggagctttttcatggcagaaatacactcggaggtttgccattgcctgccgaggggcgaccgctattagaaaaatgtttttcttaattttggtggttcaccgagattcgaacaacgttctctctgtgaattccgaatggtagccgttttcgagtaatgtggGTCCCCGATTtctaaaacaccatttttgagaaaaacccgTTTAAAGTTGGAAAAGCACTTTACATAAGATACAAATTCTCTGAAacgtcttttcaaatttgcgtgcaGCTTCGAAAATATTAACCGGAccgatattaaattttgtgtgtgtactcttaaatatatgtacattaagaaaaaacaacaaaataatttttttttaattctaactgtGTATGGGTTTATTCACATATAATtgaacaaaaatagtgaaacctaaaAGAATCTTAACTTTtagaagttttattttaaaactacatctaggcgcgtcttttgaaataccctttcttTATATGTCTTCTGTAACGCACGAATTAACTATTCTCATTTATTTATAGCAGAAATAGCAAATACTAAAAAATCAAGCCAAAGACATAAAATTTGCAGCTGACCGTCTTTACATAAAAATGCTTACAACTCTGGGAGCCATTTATTGTGAGCAAACCttaaatgccaaaaaacaaaacaaaccttAGCTGCTTCAATTAACTGTATTTGATGCCAACATTTGATATATTTCAAATCTAAGATTGATCTTACATAGATACTTTCTACTCATACCACTTACCTCGATGTTGCTCTAAACACTCCAAATCCGCTAGCGTACAATACTCAACAGGggtggtattttttttaaaaaccctcAAAGGCGTGTAATATGGTATACAACCGCATAACTGTAATGTACCACGGGACTTGCATCGTGTCATGCACACGTCTCTGCTGTACTTTACATTGCCACCATGGATAACTTCACCATAGAAAAGGCAATACCTTTGATTTACACTATATATGCTCAACTCACTCGTGGCTGTCTGTATGAAGGCACTCGCACGCAATTCAACATCACTGCCCCGTGGTATAAACGATTCCTGAACACTACCACCTAAGGAAGCATCAGGGAAATCACCTaggttaaatatttgtaatgtgAAACCAGCAAAGCTGCGATCCGTTACGAAGTAATCATCTGTGGATGTATTTAAAAGCAAGGAGAGACCCTGTAACATGGTATCACCGCCTCGAGACTTTAGTTGGTCATggctttgaaataaattaaaaaataagttttttttaactaaagcaAGTTTTGAGCACAatcattcattttcaattactaAGGGTCAGTTTAATTTAAAGATTTCGGGGCCAAGTTACTGCAACATTTATCAGGTTACCGGCTATTTGTTTTGATCGGAATgaaataacgattttttattctacacaAATTTTAGATTTACTAAATGTACTTGTTATAGGGTGCACCAAATTGGTCCCATGTTTGTGTCTCTCAACACATATTTACCAAACGGcacatatgcagatatttttcCGGGTTGGCTGACCAATTACATTCAGTTCAGTGAGATCATCAATCAATAGCACCGAGTGCCTTTCTTTCAATCTTACTGTGAGTAACCAGAGTAAGATAAGTGGAGATAGTTAGATAGATATGTAGACCTTGACATTTAACGAACTTACTAATTGACCCATTCAACCTAATTCttataatgaagaaaataatacaTACTTGGTTTGGTCAGGTTTATGGGTAGGCTATTAGCCGTTTAACCAAGTCCTATTATATTCAGAAGAGCAAGGTTAATATTTTACTATAAAACTGACCCTAAGTCATTGACTGAAAAACTAATTagtcttttttataaaatagtatATTGTCGTACAATTCGGAGGTGCAACAGTATCCATTCGGCGTAAAACGCATAGCAAAAAGTTTAGTACATTCGTAGATTTTCCCTTCCCAAATACACTTCAATATGAGATCTTCGC comes from Anastrepha ludens isolate Willacy chromosome 3, idAnaLude1.1, whole genome shotgun sequence and encodes:
- the LOC128857784 gene encoding partitioning defective protein 6: MSKSKTNSMATGETNLIEVKSKFDAEFRRWSFKRHGDIQNFEDFSALIEKLHRLHTLQFIILYIDPRDNDLLPINNDDNFGRALKIARPLLRIIVQRKDDLEEFPGFGTMKPRNNLISSILGQTPVKAKAPTISIPHDFRQVSAIIDVDIVPETHRRVRLLKHGSDKPLGFYIRDGTSVRVTANGLEKQPGIFISRLVPGGLAESTGLLAVNDEVIEVNGIEVAGKTLDQVTDMMVANSSNLIITVKPANQRTLTSPRRGSFSRTSQLSSGSHHTNQTNTSDENEQDEQDEIVDLTGVTLDDHNNVTSQQHQQQSTVPSPALIITSQHHQTSSTASTVVGGGESKDGILHL